The Lycium barbarum isolate Lr01 chromosome 9, ASM1917538v2, whole genome shotgun sequence genome has a segment encoding these proteins:
- the LOC132610985 gene encoding protein LIGHT-DEPENDENT SHORT HYPOCOTYLS 3-like: MDSFAEVESSNHLANTNNTHNNNSNNITSSSSSSTSSRYENQKRRDWNTFGQYLKNHRPPLCLSRCSGAHVLEFLRYLDQFGKTKIHTPICPFYGHPNPPAPCPCPLRQAWGSLDALIGRLRAAYEEDGGKPETNPFGARAVRLYLREVRDLQSKARGVSYEKKKRKRPQPPPSAQLPPPSSVLLASHHGFKA; this comes from the exons ATGGATTCCTTTGCAGAAGTAGAGAGTTCCAATCATTTAGCGAATACCaataacactcacaacaacaacagtaataatattacatcatcatcgtcatcatcgacCTCAAGCCGATACGAGAACCAAAAACGTCGTGATTGGAACACTTTCGGTCAGTACCTCAAGAACCATAGGCCCCCACTCTGTCTTTCCCGTTGTAGCGGAGCACACGTCCTTGAATTCCTTCGTTACCTAGATCAATTTGGCAAGACCAAAATCCACACCCCAATATGTCCATTTTACGGTCATCCAAACCCACCAGCACCTTGTCCATGTCCACTTCGTCAAGCTTGGGGTAGTCTCGATGCACTTATCGGTCGTCTTAGAGCTGCTTATGAAGAAGATGGAGGAAAACCTGAAACGAATCCTTTTGGTGCTCGTGCTGTTAGGCTTTACCTTCGTGAAGTTCGCGATTTGCAGTCGAAAGCAAGAGGTGTTAGCTATGAGAAGAAGAAACGGAAACGTCCTCAACCACCACCATCTGCTCAGCTACCACCACCATCATCAG TTCTGCTGGCCAGTCATCATGGATTCAAAGCATAG